Part of the Natronobacterium gregoryi SP2 genome, GAAAGCCGCTCTCGAATAGTTGGTTCGCGATCGGTCCCGGAGAGACGCTCGAACGAGGCATATCCGGGGTATGGAGCAGACTCGAATAAGCCATGTGATGTCGAGTCGCCGTGGCTGTGGGGCGTGGCACGACCACCGCGTGGGAAGCATGTGAGCGGGGACATACCGGTCGGCGTCAACCCTCGACGACGACAGTCACCGCGTCGTCTACCCTTCGCATGACGTTTTCCGCAGTACTGCCAAGGTGTCTGTCGACCGCACCGTGGCCCTGTTTTCCCATGACGACGGCGTCGACGTCGTTGTCACTCGCGTACTCGGCGATCTCTTCGGACGGACGGCCAGTCTTGACGACACCGTTTGCCTCGAGTCCTCGTTCGACGGCTTCTTCAACGACCTCCGTAACGGTTTCGCGGCCGTACTCCTTGTACTGTTCCAGTTCGGCGTCCGAAAGACCGACCGTCAGAATGTAGGTTGCTTTGGTTTCGACCACGTACACGGCGTGTATCTTTGCAGTCGTTCGTTCGGCGACCTCGAGGCCGTAGTCGACACATCCCTGGGCTGCGTCGCTGCCGTCCGTCGCGATCAAAACGTTGTCGTACATGTGCCCTCGTCCTCGGCTCGTGAGGAGTATCGACGGGACAACACATAACCCTTACTTTTGTTACCATATAACATACCACTGCCGGTTGTCGAGCGGCGGCGCGGTTCCGCCTCCGCCAGTAGTTATATAGCTTGGGCTGGTACCGTCTCGGGTGGCAACCGACTCGCCAGACTCATCGGAGCCGGCGCTCGAGCGACTGTTTTATCACAGCGAGCGGATTCGGCTCGTCCACTGGCAGGAGTTCTCCGGAGCGAAAACGGCCGTCGTACTGACCGGGTTCGTCGCCGTCCTCGCGTTCGTCACCGGCCTCTCGAATCTCAGCCGGCCGGCCGTAACGTACGACGGACCACTGGCGGCCTTGCTTCCGTGGGAACCGGGAGTCGTGCAGTTTACCGGCGTCTTGCTCGCGTTCGTTCTCGGCGCGCTCGTCATCGGGCTACAACGACGCAAGCGATTGGCGTGGTACCTCGGGCTAGTCACACTCCCGCTCGCGACGGTGTTGCCACTGACGACGTTCCAGACGACGGACATTCCCCTCTTGCTCTCGGTGCTCGTGGCACTCCCGCTGTTGCTCGTCAACCGAGACGCGTTCGACCAGCGGATCGAACTCTCGTCGCTCCAGATCGCGTCACTGTCCTCGATCGTCGGCGTCGTCCTGTACGGCACTATCGGCTCGTACGCCCTGCAAGACCAGTTCGCCGGACTCGAGACGTGGGGCGACTCGGTGTACTACGTCGTCGTCACGATCGCAACCGTCGGTTACGGCGACATCACGCCGCTGACGACCGAAGCAAAGTGGTTCTCGCTCTCGGTTATCCTCTTCGGAACGGGGGCGTTCACCGTCGCGATCGGATCACTGATCGTCCCGGCAATCGAGAAACGGATGGCTACTGCGTTCGGAAACATGACACCGTCAGAACTCTCCCTCCTCGAGGACCACGTCCTGGTCCTCGGGCACAGCGACATCACGGAATCGGTACTCGACGAACTCGAGACGGAGATCGACGTCGTGATCGTCACTCGTGACGTCGACGACGCCGCCGAACTGAACGACCGGGACGTCAACGTCCTCACCGACGATCCGACCCACGAAGAGACGTTACAGGACGCCAGGGTCGGCGACGCGTCGGGTGTCGTCGTCGCGACGCGGGACGACGCCAACGATGTCC contains:
- a CDS encoding universal stress protein — translated: MYDNVLIATDGSDAAQGCVDYGLEVAERTTAKIHAVYVVETKATYILTVGLSDAELEQYKEYGRETVTEVVEEAVERGLEANGVVKTGRPSEEIAEYASDNDVDAVVMGKQGHGAVDRHLGSTAENVMRRVDDAVTVVVEG
- a CDS encoding NAD-binding protein is translated as MATDSPDSSEPALERLFYHSERIRLVHWQEFSGAKTAVVLTGFVAVLAFVTGLSNLSRPAVTYDGPLAALLPWEPGVVQFTGVLLAFVLGALVIGLQRRKRLAWYLGLVTLPLATVLPLTTFQTTDIPLLLSVLVALPLLLVNRDAFDQRIELSSLQIASLSSIVGVVLYGTIGSYALQDQFAGLETWGDSVYYVVVTIATVGYGDITPLTTEAKWFSLSVILFGTGAFTVAIGSLIVPAIEKRMATAFGNMTPSELSLLEDHVLVLGHSDITESVLDELETEIDVVIVTRDVDDAAELNDRDVNVLTDDPTHEETLQDARVGDASGVVVATRDDANDVLAVLAARKANPEVRIVAAANDRQHVGKLEQVGADEVVSPTAIGGRLLGRSVLANESAESLFEDTDDA